From a region of the Hymenobacter jejuensis genome:
- a CDS encoding DUF2911 domain-containing protein has translation MRTYHFVGLFLGFQCLLAGNGALAQGSETPAAGVPAATTTATPPQLPLPQVSPHAVLTQTIGLTEVGIDYHAPGVKNRPVWGQLVPYEQVWRAGANENTVISFSQPITLNGKAVPAGRYSFYVIPHADKDWEIILNRVTTHWGNEGYDAKDDQLRVAAMPEPAPFHETLLYWFSEVQPTGAHLNLTWEKRTLTLLIETQVHNQVLAGIEKTLSAKPDDWQLLAQAADYLVQNNLQAELALRYINESIKLNDTYANNWIKARLLAAQQDFGTAVVYARKALKLGDKDDASFKAQQPNMRIALTEWQSKAY, from the coding sequence ATGCGTACGTATCATTTCGTTGGCTTATTCCTTGGTTTTCAGTGCTTACTAGCGGGCAATGGTGCGCTGGCCCAAGGCTCGGAAACGCCCGCGGCCGGGGTTCCGGCGGCTACAACAACTGCCACGCCCCCGCAGCTTCCGTTGCCGCAAGTCAGTCCGCACGCTGTCCTCACCCAAACCATCGGCCTGACGGAAGTGGGTATTGACTACCACGCGCCGGGCGTGAAAAACCGGCCGGTTTGGGGCCAGCTCGTGCCGTATGAGCAAGTTTGGCGGGCGGGCGCCAACGAAAACACGGTGATCAGCTTTTCCCAACCCATCACGCTCAATGGCAAAGCCGTGCCCGCCGGCCGGTACTCGTTCTACGTCATTCCGCACGCCGATAAGGATTGGGAAATCATTCTCAACCGCGTTACGACGCATTGGGGCAACGAAGGCTACGATGCCAAAGACGACCAGCTGCGGGTAGCGGCCATGCCCGAACCGGCTCCGTTTCACGAAACGCTGCTTTACTGGTTTTCGGAAGTTCAGCCTACCGGCGCGCACCTCAACCTTACCTGGGAAAAACGCACCCTCACGCTGCTCATCGAAACCCAGGTGCACAACCAAGTGCTAGCCGGAATCGAAAAGACGCTGAGCGCCAAACCCGACGACTGGCAGCTTTTGGCGCAAGCCGCTGACTACTTGGTACAGAATAACTTGCAGGCTGAATTGGCCCTGCGCTACATCAACGAGTCGATCAAGCTAAACGATACTTACGCCAACAATTGGATCAAAGCCCGTCTGCTGGCCGCCCAGCAGGACTTCGGCACGGCCGTTGTGTACGCCCGCAAAGCCCTCAAGCTCGGCGACAAAGACGACGCCTCGTTCAAAGCCCAACAGCCTAACATGCGCATTGCCCTTACGGAATGGCAATCAAAAGCGTACTAG